The genomic DNA gccaacccctccaaacacattctgccaacccctcTTCTGCCAACCCTCCaaacacattctgccaacccctcCAAACACATTTCTGCCAACCCCTCCaaacacattctgccaaccctccaaacacattctgccaacccctccaaacacattctgccaacccctccaaacacattctgccaacccctccacacattctgccaacccctcaacacattctgccaacccctccaaacacattctgccaacccctcCAAACACATTCTGCCAATGCCTCCAAACACATTTGACCAAGTTCTCCATGCATTGCCATTTCCTTAGATACTGTCTTGGCCTAATTCCAATACTTCTAAGTAGGGCCAATACAGACAATAAGGGCgttattgtcaccataaaaggtgaatgATGGGCGTTTTTCAGGCGAGCAATTTCACAacaggtctgatttataacgggAAACATGCGTATGTATGGCGTGCGCCAAGATTATATGTCTCAATATTTCTGTGCGTGCGTAGTCTTTTCAGCAATGGCACAATTAAATGTAGCAACCGTTATAAGAGGTCTCAGGAGATGACTTCTTCTAAGTAATTTCCACGATCAGGATCCATGCcatgctctccccctctctcgctccaccTCTGGGATGGTGATCAATCACGGGCACTGACGGTATTCTGGCAGCCAGCAATTCAGTCCATAGAAAACAGCCGCAGGTGTGGATAGAATATAGATCCTACAGAATTGTATAGATTATCATCTCCCAAACAATGTTCAAGACGAACAATACACAATTTTTAACTCCACAATTCGCTAATCAGGTAAATCCAGTTCACTTGGATGAAGGAATTCCTGAAAAAATGTCTGAAGTCTATAGTGCTCTTGTCCTGACTCCTGTCCCAAGGTCACAAGACACAGCCCAGTCATAGTGTACAATGTTGCACGGTCATAAAAATAACACCCCTCTCTACTTCCCCTCACTTTATTGAACAGTAATTCACTTTTAAGCAGCTATCCCTCTGGCTTACAATCAATTATATTCACTGCATTGTTCATTCATTCTcgctctctgtcaccctctctctcagaaGGGAGGGGTTGAGCAGAGGCAGTAACCTCTAACGCATAACAGTGCTCGAGGATTTAGTTAGACCACCGTCAGCGTGCGGAACCAGTAGGGTAACGTGACCAGAGAAGGATAGAATGTTGTTCAGTCAAACCGGAGCACTGACCAAGGACATTTTGATTAATTCTATCACTTTTTGGAGCTATTTGACcaattcaaaattgatttaaaaaaagagtCAAAGAGCACACACAAACCAGCATTTACCAGACAAAGATCAGCATCAAACTTCATGCGGACGTGAGAAGTGATGAGGACAGTTTGGACAAGATACCCATGACATAGTTGGAATAATAGACCCACGATTCTGTTTTTTTATGGAACCACTTAATGCCAATCTATGACAGTTGGGGAAGTTGTTTTCAAACGTTTAATTCTCAACTGGGAGAGAAGGCCTATCAAAACAAACATTTTCTGACGTGTTAGTCAAAGGATCCTTAGGGAATCTTATTTCCATCTTGCAGGTAAGAAAGGGGTTTTACTGACATTCGCCTGCACATGCCTCTTTACATTGAATTTAGCTGCACATTGGGGATATTTTAAGCTATCAGGTTTTCTAACTCATGGGCTATTGGAAAAAGTGTCCGTTATAAATGTTGTAGCCTAAAGTTTTCATGTGTTTATGAGCAGACGGGACTCCTGTCGATTATGGCGAACACCTTGTTCATCTGTTTCCCACTGGTTCTCCTGGCGGGACATCTCCTCGTGGTTACCGGACAAGCCACCCGAACACCGGTTTCGCAAGACCCGCGCCCAGACGTCCATCCGTCCGCCACCCAGAAACCAGTATTCTCTGGTAGAGGGGACGGGTTCAACGCCAATGTCTCCACTGCTCGGCGCATGCGACCTTTGCCACCGATGTGCTCGGGACCCACGGAGATCAGAGACACATTTAAGTACATCAACACGGTAGTATCATGTCTCGTGTTTGTTGTCGGTATTATCGGGAACTCCACGCTCCTCAGAATCATTTACCGGAACAAGTGCATGCGCAACGGGCCCAATATTCTCATCGGGAGCCTGGCGCTGGGAGACCTGCTGCACATTGTGATTGATATTCCCATTAACGTGTACAAGGTGAGAACAATCAAACACACACCAACAAAGGCTCGGCATGCATGTAGGCGACACCACGCATgcgcaaaccacacacacagggGTAGTTAAGGGGTAGTTTACAAGCTGAGAAACAGGCTGTACTGGAATACTGAGCCAAAAATATGTGCTCTGTCCCCAGtaagtttgttttgatattttaaaaaATTCCTCCAGGCAGGCCAGAATCATATCAAGCTCAGACACTTGTCTGCAAGCCAAATACTTTCTTCTTCTCAGACCACATTGTATTACAGTAGCTCCACCTCTGTAGCATGTTTTCCTTTGTCTGAGCCATACCACATTCCAcatgactttctctctctgttatgcTTGAATATTCTGtatatttggtgtgtgtgtgtgtgtgtgtgtgtgtgtgtgtgagcgagagtacgtgtgagagagagatatatacacacacacacacatacagagagagagagagagagtattataGATATTGGCATTATGGGAAGCCAAACATGTTTAAATGATTAACTGCATACCAGAAGAATCTACCTGTGTTCTATGGAGATAAAACCACATGTGATTCCAATACAGTAGGGTGAGATTGCCTCCACATGCTGATCTATGGTCAGTTTGGTGTTTACCTCCACATGTGATTCCAATACAGTAGGGTGAGATTGCCTCCACATGCTGATCTATGGTCAGTTTGGTGTTTACCTCCACATGTGATTCCAATACAGTTTACATGCTGATCTATGGTCATTTGGTGTTTACCTCCACATGTGATTCAATACAGTAGAATTGCCTCCAATGCTGATCTATGGTCAGTTTGGTGTTTACTACATGTGATTCCAATACAGTAGGGTGAAACCTCCACATGCTGATCTATGGTCAGTTTGGTGTTTACCTCCACATGTGATTCCAATACAGTAGGGTGAGATTGCCTCCACATGCTGATCTATGGTCAGTTTGGTGTTTACCTCCACATGTGATTCCAATACAGTAGGGTGAGATTCCCTCCACATGCTGATCTATGGTCAGTTTGGTGTTTACCTCCACATGTGATTCCAATACAGTAGGGTGAGATTGCCTCCACATGCTGATCTATGGTCAGTTTGGTGTTTACCTCCACATGTGATTCCAATACAGTAGGGTGAGATTGCCTCCACATGCTGATCTATGGTCAGTTTGGTGTTTACCTCCACATGTGATTCCAATACAGTAGGGTGAGATTGCCTCCACATGCTGATCTATGGTCAGTTTGGTGTTTACCTCCACATGTGATTCCAATACAGTAGGGTGAGATTGCCTCCACATGCTGATCTATGGTCAGTTTGGTGTTTACCTCCACATGTGATTCCAATAGGCCTCATAAGCAGGCATGAAAACCATAAACCCCAATACAGGTTAGCCAGGGTTCAGCCTATATAGATTCTCATCTTACTCATGACTGGTTATCCTTTGCCATGGGTGTTCTTTTTGTCCATATCATTAAGTAGATTAGTTTAAATGTGTATAGAGTGAGATCATTCCTGTGTGAGTAACCCTGaaccctctatccctcttccccTAGCTCCTAGCGGAGGACTGGCCGTTTGGTGTGGGTCTGTGCAAACTGGTGCCTTTTGTCCAGAAAGCTTCAGTGGGCATTACTGTGCTGAGCCTGTGTGCTCTGAGCAtcgacaggtacacacacacacacacacacacacacacacacacacacacacacagacagacagacagacagacagacagacagacagacagacagacagacagacagacagacagacagacagacagacagacacagacagacagacagacagacacagacagacagacagacagacagacacagagagaggatatCCCCATAATGTTCCTCCCTGTCTCATCCTCTTCCAGGTACCGAGCAGTAGCGTCGTGGAACCGTATCAAGGGGATCGGTGTTCCCAAGTGGACGGCTATAGAGATCGCACTCATCTGGCTGCTGTCTATCCTGCTGGCTGTCCCTGAAGCTATAGCCTTCGACATGATCGCCATGGACTACAAAGGAGAGCACCTCCGCATTTGTCTGCTACACCCCATGCAGAATTCAGACTTTATGAGGGtatgtacgcacgcacgcacgcacacacacacaaaatactatATGGAGTGTCCCAGACTGGGGTCTGATGTGGGAAGCTGCAGCTGTGTGCCGACTCCCCTAGTGGTCACTCTGGAAAAGATAAATCATATGACTTATGAGGCCCCTGTTTGTCTGGATACGGTAGTtttagtgtgtttctgtgttttcaCAGGTTCGAgtacatctgtgtgtgtttgtgcggtgtgtgtgtgtgtgtctcagagtgaCCAATAGATGATAGCTTGAACTTGTGTAGTTGTCGTCCCAGAGAGGTTTTACATGGAGTGCTAGTTGACGTttaaccaagactgaactctgaGTTAGAGAGACCCTTGAGGTCTGCTTGAGGTTACTTCTCCTCACTCTTCTTCACTTCATACTTCAGCATTAGGGTTTGGCTCCCAACTAACTCCCAAGGCAGATTTCCTCCACTGTCTGTGGATCTTTCTGATGGGTATTTTGCATTATCTACTTcctcagagtcagatgaactcgtggataatatttttatgtctctgcattcagtttgaaggaagttgctaagtAGCGCTAGCGCAATTGCTAACTCATTTCCAGTTATTGTGCTAATGCCAGATAACATTGTCTCACAAACccacctctaacttccttcatagaaatgtaataatggtatccacgagttcaccTGACTCTCTGAAGTAGA from Oncorhynchus keta strain PuntledgeMale-10-30-2019 chromosome 23, Oket_V2, whole genome shotgun sequence includes the following:
- the LOC118402504 gene encoding endothelin receptor type B-like, which codes for MANTLFICFPLVLLAGHLLVVTGQATRTPVSQDPRPDVHPSATQKPVFSGRGDGFNANVSTARRMRPLPPMCSGPTEIRDTFKYINTVVSCLVFVVGIIGNSTLLRIIYRNKCMRNGPNILIGSLALGDLLHIVIDIPINVYKLLAEDWPFGVGLCKLVPFVQKASVGITVLSLCALSIDRYRAVASWNRIKGIGVPKWTAIEIALIWLLSILLAVPEAIAFDMIAMDYKGEHLRICLLHPMQNSDFMRFYKSAKDWWLFSVYFCLPLAVTAVFYTLMTCEMLRKKNGVQIALSDHLKQRREVAKTVFCLVLVFALCWLPLHLSRILKLTIYDEKDPNRCELLSFFLVLDYIGINMASLNSCINPIALYMVSKRFKICFRSCLCCWCLPAEMLMDEKQSCMKLKVSDRASDQSNSRATNKDTSA